Part of the Flagellimonas eckloniae genome, TTTCCGCATTTTTTGTATCAAAAAACCCTTGGTTTTCCATCCATTCATTACTGTAGACTTTACTCATGTACCTAGAACCGTGATCAGGGAAGATTACAACAACATTACTGTCTTCATCAAACTCACCTTCTGTGTTCATGTGGTAAAGCGCCTGCATTGCAGCGCCACTGGTATACCCAACAAACATACCTTCGGTATGGGCTATCTTTCTAGCCATATGGGCACTTTCTTCATCAGAAACCTTTACATATCGGTCTATACAATTGAAATCTGTTGCTGTGGGAATTAAATTCTTTCCTAAACCTTCAATTCTATAAGGGTAGACCTCATTATGGTCAAATTCACCAGTTTCATGATATTTTTTCAATACTGACCCATAGGCATCAACACCCAATATTTTTACATCTGGATTTTGCTCTTTTAAATAACGTGCAATACCGGAAATTGTGCCTCCCGTACCGCTACAAGCTACAAGATGTGTAATGGAACCAGCTGTTTGATTCCAGATTTCTGGACCTGTGGTTTTATAATGAGCCTCTATATTCAACTCATTAAAATATTGATTGATATATATGGAATCCTTGGTCTCTTTATGCAGTCTTTTTGCCACTTCATAGTATGATCGGGGATCATCTGCGCTAACATGAGCTGGGCAAACGTATACTTTAGCACCCATGGACCGTAGCATATCTATTTTGTCCGGGGACGACTTTGAACTAACAGCCAGAATACACTTATAGCCTTTTACAATACTCACCATTGCCAAACTAAAACCCGTATTACCTGAGGTAGTCTCTATAATTGTACTTCCTGGTTTAAGAATGCCCTTGCTCTCTGCATTATCAATAATGTATGAGGCCACTCTATCCTTGGAAGAATGTCCAGGATTAAAGGATTCAATTTTAGCGTAAAAATTTCCGGTAAGGGGAGCTGCAATTTTATTCAGCTTTACTAAAGGGGTATTTCCAATTAAATCAAGAATATTGCTATGCGCATTTATCTGTTTCTTCATAACTGGGTTTAGGTAAGGAATTAATCTTGTTTGTATCAAAATTAGTCCGGCACAAAAATAGTATTTTTATTTTAAAGGATTTTTCCTTCTAAATCTAGAATAAAGGCATACTCTTTTGCAGTTTCCTTGAGGGATTCAAAACGCCCTGATGCTCCACCATGACCGGCATCCATATTCGTATCAAGAAACAAGAGATTATCACCAGTTTTATATTCCCTTAGCTTTGCCACCCATTTAGCGGGCTCCCAGTATTGCACCTGTGAATCGTGCAGTCCAGTTGAAACGTACATATTTGGATAGTTCATTGCCGTTACATTATCATATGGGGAATAGGATTTCATATAGTCATAATATTCCTTATCGC contains:
- a CDS encoding PLP-dependent cysteine synthase family protein, whose product is MKKQINAHSNILDLIGNTPLVKLNKIAAPLTGNFYAKIESFNPGHSSKDRVASYIIDNAESKGILKPGSTIIETTSGNTGFSLAMVSIVKGYKCILAVSSKSSPDKIDMLRSMGAKVYVCPAHVSADDPRSYYEVAKRLHKETKDSIYINQYFNELNIEAHYKTTGPEIWNQTAGSITHLVACSGTGGTISGIARYLKEQNPDVKILGVDAYGSVLKKYHETGEFDHNEVYPYRIEGLGKNLIPTATDFNCIDRYVKVSDEESAHMARKIAHTEGMFVGYTSGAAMQALYHMNTEGEFDEDSNVVVIFPDHGSRYMSKVYSNEWMENQGFFDTKNAETPEKIEYIK